In Dyadobacter sp. CECT 9275, the following proteins share a genomic window:
- a CDS encoding (Fe-S)-binding protein — protein sequence MNFSNLRIGLFIPCYVDQFYPQVGIATLELLEKLGCNVVFPLNQTCCGQPMANSGFESMTGSCNSLFYNSFSDCDYVVSPSGSCVLHIKEHLKVEDKPEESKVLRKRVYELVEFITDVLKIDSIQAEFPHRVGLHQGCHGQRGLHLSQMSELNAAPYSKPETLLKSVNGLELISLDRKDECCGFGGTFCVSEEAISVKMGKDRVADHVRHDAEYITGSDMSCLMHLEGILKRGNSGVKVKHIAEILNSAVKQIPAPL from the coding sequence ATGAACTTCTCAAATCTTAGAATAGGCCTTTTTATTCCCTGTTATGTGGACCAGTTCTACCCGCAGGTAGGTATTGCCACGCTTGAACTGCTGGAAAAGCTGGGTTGCAATGTTGTTTTTCCTCTTAATCAAACCTGTTGCGGGCAACCCATGGCAAACTCTGGTTTTGAAAGTATGACGGGTTCATGCAACAGCCTGTTTTATAATTCTTTCTCGGATTGCGACTATGTGGTGTCTCCTTCGGGAAGTTGTGTGCTGCATATCAAGGAGCACCTGAAGGTGGAGGACAAACCGGAGGAATCGAAGGTTTTAAGAAAGAGAGTGTACGAACTGGTGGAATTTATTACTGATGTTTTGAAAATTGATTCAATCCAGGCAGAGTTCCCACATCGGGTAGGATTACACCAGGGATGCCACGGGCAACGGGGGCTTCACCTGTCCCAGATGTCGGAACTGAATGCAGCACCTTATTCAAAGCCCGAAACGCTGCTTAAAAGTGTCAATGGATTGGAACTTATCAGCTTGGACAGGAAGGACGAGTGCTGTGGTTTTGGAGGTACTTTCTGCGTGAGCGAGGAAGCAATATCCGTTAAGATGGGTAAAGACAGAGTTGCGGACCATGTCAGACATGATGCCGAATATATTACGGGTTCCGATATGAGCTGTCTGATGCACCTGGAGGGAATCTTAAAACGAGGTAATTCAGGTGTAAAGGTGAAGCATATTGCAGAAATCCTGAACAGTGCTGTAAAACAAATACCGGCACCCTTATGA
- a CDS encoding endonuclease/exonuclease/phosphatase family protein: MKKFVPYLFLCFLSVVLIASQPPRRGAEIKVMSFNVRHGEGMDEKSNLMGILRIIREQKPDIVTLQAVDSLVSDSKTQFQLRQLAVQTGMHYLYGVAEESENGSQGVGILSRWPFENSQVIKLPSTPGADPKILLCGLISHSRYLTFRICNSRLEYASVIDRALQAAYINRMLEESIQPVMLGMDMGARPNEQPYFSFRKKWQDAGQGSQLGTWAEGLPGDRLDYIFVLLNNKVRVKNYRVVRGYPQVSDHFPIVATIEFW; encoded by the coding sequence TTGAAGAAATTTGTACCCTATCTGTTTTTGTGCTTTTTGAGTGTGGTATTGATTGCCTCACAGCCACCCCGCCGGGGTGCTGAGATCAAGGTCATGAGTTTCAATGTCCGTCATGGGGAAGGTATGGATGAGAAGTCTAACTTGATGGGTATCCTGAGGATAATCAGAGAACAAAAGCCTGATATTGTCACGTTACAGGCGGTAGATAGTTTGGTATCCGATAGTAAAACGCAATTTCAGTTACGGCAACTGGCCGTACAAACCGGGATGCATTATTTGTATGGCGTTGCGGAGGAGTCCGAAAACGGTTCGCAGGGCGTAGGTATTTTGTCCAGATGGCCTTTTGAAAATTCACAGGTGATCAAATTACCCTCCACTCCAGGAGCTGACCCGAAAATATTGCTGTGTGGGCTGATCAGCCATTCGAGGTACCTGACATTTCGTATCTGTAATTCGAGGCTTGAATATGCCTCCGTGATTGACAGGGCGTTACAGGCTGCCTATATCAACAGAATGCTCGAGGAAAGCATACAGCCGGTTATGCTGGGGATGGATATGGGAGCGAGGCCAAATGAGCAGCCTTATTTTTCTTTCAGGAAAAAATGGCAGGACGCAGGGCAAGGCTCTCAGTTAGGTACCTGGGCTGAGGGGCTCCCGGGCGACAGGCTGGATTATATTTTTGTATTACTCAACAACAAGGTGCGTGTTAAAAACTATAGGGTAGTCAGAGGTTACCCACAGGTTTCGGATCACTTTCCCATCGTTGCCACCATTGAATTCTGGTAA